From one Phocoena sinus isolate mPhoSin1 chromosome 4, mPhoSin1.pri, whole genome shotgun sequence genomic stretch:
- the LOC116753135 gene encoding double homeobox protein 4-like protein 4: MDSSSSSGTYSTSREGNLETTLRHQLPAARTGRLSRPSRRRRLVLNLSQKDTLQALFQQNPYPGITTREWLARELDIPESRIQVLFQNQRRRRLKQSRLLSENAFKGGQSQPLRPPPPEASTRGSMGRQARRKRTFISPSQTRVLVQAFERDRFPSIAAREELAHQTGIPEPRIQIWFQNRRARHPKQSASGPVNALAKGPDATSAVTALSDQSPRPTVHRSSHRYPPSHAPDSMKCFAAATPVFSPSFLVPETSYGFCVGQPLMFIMPQPSLAALQRCQDPQPLQATVPWGEVSHALITCGQPAQGDIWPPAPSETHFWQQQASSGDETSPQLDQQPQYSAFPGSSSFLDELLSDVDILDTSGPFLNVDTEEEELAATLEAPLSEEEFKALLDILPGSPVSQV, encoded by the exons AGGGAAATCTGGAGACGACCCTACGTCACCAGCTGCCAGCTGCTAGGACAG GCCGTCTCTCAAGACCATCGCGAAGGAGGAGGCTTGTTCTGAATCTGAGTCAGAAGGACACCCTGCAAGCACTCTTTCAACAGAACCCCTATCCCGGGATAACGACCAGAGAATGGCTGGCACGAGAACTGGACATTCCAGAAAGCAGAATTCAG GTTTTGTTTCAAAACCAACGAAGAAGACGCCTAAAGCAGAGCCGATTGCTGTCGGAGAATGCCTTCAAAGGAGGGCAGTCACAGCCGCTGCGGCCCCCACCACCTGAGGCTTCGACTCGAG gaAGCATGGGAAGACAGGCCAGGCGAAAGAGGACTTTCATCTCTCCTTCTCAAACAAGGGTTCTTGTGCAAGCCTTTGAGAGGGATCGATTTCCATCTATTGCTGCCAGGGAAGAATTGGCTCACCAGACAGGAATTCCTGAACCTCGAATCCAG ATATGGTTCCAGAACCGAAGAGCTCGGCACCCAAAGCAGAGCGCTAGTGGGCCTGTGAATGCCTTAGCCAAAGGCCCTGATGCCACATCAGCCGTGACTGCCCTGTCGGACCAAAGTCCCCGGCCCACTGTCCATAGAAGCTCTCACCGTTATCCTCCCTCTCATGCACCTGATAGCATGAAATGCTTTGCTGCAGCCACTCCTGttttctccccctcctttcttGTGCCAGAGACTTCCTATGGGTTCTGTGTGGGCCAGCCGTTGATGTTCATCatgccccagcccagcctggcagCCCTTCAGAGATGCCAGGACCCGCAGCCTCTTCAGGCCACGGTTCCGTGGGGCGAAGTGTCACATGCTCTCATCACCTGTGGGCAGCCTGCCCAGGGGGACATCTGGCCACCTGCACCATCAGAGACACACTTCTGGCAGCAGCAGGCAAGCTCAGGTGACGAGACATCTCCCCAGCTGGATCAACAGCCCCAGTATTCAGCCTTTCCTGGCTCCTCAAGCTTCCTGGACGAACTGTTGTCAGACGTGGACATTCTGGACACGTCCGGCCCTTTTCTCAATGTggacacagaggaagaggaacTTGCAGCAACCCTGGAAGCCCCCCTCAGCGAGGAAGAATTCAAGGCCCTGCTTGACATACTGCCAGGCTCCCCAGTGTCACAGGTTTAG